In a single window of the Streptomyces sp. HUAS ZL42 genome:
- a CDS encoding DUF475 domain-containing protein has protein sequence MLLKTFGWSFAITALGLVAAVFYGGWEAFGIVAILSILEISLSFDNAVVNAGILKKMNAFWQKIFLTIGVLIAVFGMRLVFPVVIVAVSAKMGPIEAVDLALNNKDRYQELVTDAHPSIAAFGGMFLLMIFLDFIFEDRDIQWLRWIERPLAKLGKVDMLSVCIALVVLLITSFTFATHAHQHGGAHVDKAQTVLISGIAGLITYMVVGGLSGYFEDKLEEEEEREHEAEEAAARSGKPRSAILLAGKAAFFMFLYLEVLDASFSFDGVIGAFAITNDIVLMALGLGIGAMYVRSLTVYLVRQGTLDDYVYLEHGAHYAIGALAVILMVTIQYEINEVITGLVGVVLIAWSFWSSVRRNRALAAAEGKAEDSDEKAEVSSGV, from the coding sequence GTGCTTCTGAAAACCTTCGGCTGGTCGTTCGCGATTACCGCGCTCGGCTTGGTCGCTGCGGTCTTCTACGGGGGGTGGGAAGCCTTCGGCATCGTGGCGATCCTCTCCATCCTCGAGATCTCGCTGTCGTTCGACAACGCGGTGGTCAACGCCGGAATCCTGAAGAAGATGAATGCCTTCTGGCAGAAGATCTTCCTCACCATCGGCGTGCTCATCGCGGTCTTCGGCATGCGGCTGGTCTTCCCCGTCGTGATCGTCGCCGTCAGCGCCAAGATGGGCCCCATCGAGGCCGTCGACCTCGCGCTCAACAACAAGGACCGCTACCAGGAACTCGTGACCGACGCCCACCCGTCGATCGCCGCGTTCGGTGGCATGTTCCTGCTGATGATCTTCCTCGACTTCATCTTCGAGGACCGGGACATCCAGTGGCTGCGCTGGATCGAGCGCCCGCTGGCCAAGCTGGGCAAGGTCGACATGCTGTCGGTCTGCATCGCCCTCGTCGTCCTGCTGATCACCTCCTTCACCTTCGCGACCCACGCCCACCAGCACGGCGGCGCGCACGTCGACAAGGCGCAGACGGTCCTGATCTCCGGAATCGCGGGCCTGATCACCTACATGGTCGTCGGCGGACTCTCCGGCTACTTCGAGGACAAACTCGAGGAAGAGGAGGAGCGCGAGCACGAGGCGGAGGAGGCAGCCGCCCGCTCCGGAAAGCCACGCTCGGCGATCCTCCTGGCCGGCAAGGCCGCCTTCTTCATGTTCCTCTACCTCGAGGTCCTCGACGCGTCCTTCTCCTTCGACGGCGTGATCGGCGCCTTCGCCATCACCAACGACATCGTGCTGATGGCGCTGGGTCTGGGCATCGGCGCGATGTACGTCCGGTCGCTGACCGTGTACCTCGTGCGCCAGGGCACCCTCGACGACTACGTCTACCTGGAGCACGGCGCCCACTACGCGATCGGTGCGCTGGCCGTGATCCTGATGGTCACCATCCAGTACGAGATCAACGAGGTGATCACCGGCCTCGTCGGCGTCGTGCTGATCGCCTGGTCCTTCTGGTCCTCCGTGCGCCGCAACCGCGCGCTGGCAGCGGCAGAGGGAAAAGCTGAGGACTCGGACGAAAAGGCTGAAGTCTCGTCCGGGGTGTGA
- a CDS encoding Tellurium resistance — MGFFDGWRGRTADFDSGSAATNAIELTKRHHQVSLTKQDAANGHLRINLNWRMRTSDIGGSQRESLLRHPFKALRPPEVIGHSQSMVNVDLDLGCLYELQDGTKGVVQPLGSYFGDVNAPPYVKLSGDDRFGSASGETIYVNLDHRDEIKRLLVFVYIYDQTPAFDRTHAIVTLYPSNGPRIEIGLDERHPQARSCAVVMIENVKGEIVVRREVKFVYGFQAELDRLYGWGLQWGRGYKTKVER; from the coding sequence ATGGGCTTCTTCGACGGCTGGCGCGGACGCACGGCCGACTTCGACTCCGGCAGTGCGGCGACCAACGCCATCGAGCTGACCAAACGGCACCACCAGGTCTCGCTCACCAAACAGGACGCGGCCAACGGTCATCTCCGCATCAACCTGAACTGGCGGATGCGAACCTCCGACATCGGCGGCTCCCAGCGGGAGAGCCTGCTGCGGCACCCCTTCAAGGCACTCCGGCCGCCGGAGGTCATAGGGCACAGCCAGAGCATGGTCAACGTGGACCTCGACCTGGGGTGCCTGTACGAGCTGCAGGACGGCACCAAGGGGGTCGTCCAGCCGCTCGGAAGCTACTTCGGCGACGTGAACGCACCGCCGTACGTGAAGCTCAGCGGCGACGACCGGTTCGGTTCGGCGTCCGGTGAGACGATCTACGTCAACCTCGACCACCGGGACGAGATCAAGCGGCTGCTGGTCTTCGTGTACATCTACGACCAGACGCCCGCGTTCGACCGTACGCACGCGATCGTGACGCTGTATCCGAGCAACGGGCCGCGGATCGAGATAGGCCTGGACGAACGGCATCCGCAGGCGCGTTCCTGCGCGGTGGTGATGATCGAGAACGTGAAGGGGGAGATCGTCGTCCGGCGTGAGGTGAAGTTCGTGTACGGGTTCCAGGCGGAGCTGGACCGGCTGTACGGGTGGGGGCTGCAGTGGGGGCGGGGCTACAAGACGAAGGTGGAGCGTTAA
- a CDS encoding TerD family protein has product MTHAMLKGSNVPLEATTVRAVLRWTPGQGIPDVDASALLLGPDGRVRSDEDFVFYNQPRHPSGKVWRLGKKRIADGLTDTVQTDLAGVEGGVGQILLVASADGVTFDRVRDLRILLYDATIADGEPLAYFDIKPETGQETALICGELYRRGEGWKFRALGEGYSNGLKGLATDFGISVDESEAAQPEISQPLPPEQPTGVPTQPAYGYPQPATTQPAYGYPQTAPVATGAPSGYGYPPPVTAVADPDFRLPPQGPQFIRP; this is encoded by the coding sequence ATGACGCACGCGATGCTGAAGGGGTCGAACGTACCGCTCGAAGCCACGACGGTGCGCGCCGTGCTGCGCTGGACGCCCGGGCAGGGGATCCCGGACGTCGACGCCTCGGCGCTGCTCCTCGGCCCCGACGGACGTGTGCGCTCCGACGAGGACTTCGTCTTCTACAACCAGCCCCGGCACCCCTCCGGGAAGGTCTGGCGGCTCGGCAAGAAGCGGATCGCCGACGGCCTCACCGACACCGTCCAGACGGATCTGGCCGGTGTCGAGGGCGGAGTCGGTCAGATCCTCCTCGTCGCTTCGGCGGACGGCGTCACCTTCGACCGCGTACGGGACCTGCGCATCCTGCTGTACGACGCGACGATCGCCGACGGCGAGCCGCTGGCGTACTTCGACATCAAGCCGGAGACGGGCCAGGAGACGGCCCTGATCTGCGGCGAGCTGTACCGCCGCGGCGAGGGCTGGAAGTTCCGCGCCCTCGGCGAGGGCTACTCCAACGGTCTGAAGGGCCTGGCCACGGACTTCGGCATCTCGGTCGACGAGTCGGAGGCGGCCCAGCCCGAGATCTCCCAGCCCCTGCCCCCGGAACAGCCGACGGGCGTCCCGACCCAGCCCGCGTACGGCTACCCGCAGCCGGCCACGACACAGCCGGCGTACGGCTATCCGCAGACGGCGCCGGTCGCGACGGGCGCACCGTCGGGGTACGGCTACCCACCGCCGGTGACGGCGGTGGCGGACCCAGACTTCCGGTTGCCTCCTCAGGGGCCTCAGTTCATCCGGCCGTAG
- a CDS encoding HpcH/HpaI aldolase/citrate lyase family protein, with translation MRHFGHIAPEVRQRLFHREPCEFGTDSPARLLSAALGATLYSPATRPRLADDIVKRSGHGVVSMVLCLEDSIGDEDVTEGEENLVRQFADLAGRPGAELPLLFIRVRTPEQIPDLVRRLGPAARLLSGFVMPKFTEERGIPFLEALATAEAESGRRLFAMPVLESPELLYRESRVETLEGISRAVGKYRERVLALRLGVTDFCSSYGLRRAPDMTAYDVQIVASVIADVVNMLGRADGTGFTVTGPVWEYFRVQERMFKPQLRRSPFLEGQAEELREALIEHAMDGLLREIALDQANGLLGKTCIHPSHVLPVHALSVVSHEEFSDAQDILRPERCGGGVLRSAYTNKMNEVKPHRAWAERTMLRAEVFGVANEDIGFVELLAAGIPT, from the coding sequence ATGCGTCATTTCGGGCACATCGCCCCTGAGGTGCGGCAGCGCCTCTTCCACCGGGAGCCGTGCGAGTTCGGCACGGACTCCCCGGCCAGGCTGCTCTCCGCGGCCCTGGGCGCCACGCTGTACAGTCCGGCCACCCGGCCGCGGCTCGCGGACGACATCGTCAAGCGGTCCGGGCACGGCGTGGTCTCGATGGTGCTGTGCCTGGAGGACTCGATCGGCGACGAGGACGTAACGGAGGGCGAGGAGAACCTCGTACGCCAGTTCGCGGACCTCGCCGGACGGCCGGGGGCCGAACTTCCGCTGCTCTTCATCCGGGTGCGTACGCCCGAGCAGATACCCGATCTCGTACGGCGGCTGGGCCCGGCCGCGCGGCTGCTGTCCGGGTTCGTGATGCCGAAGTTCACGGAGGAGCGGGGCATCCCCTTTCTGGAGGCGCTCGCCACGGCGGAGGCCGAGAGCGGTCGCCGTCTGTTCGCCATGCCCGTCCTCGAGTCGCCCGAGCTGCTGTACCGGGAGTCGCGGGTGGAGACGCTCGAGGGCATCTCCCGCGCGGTCGGCAAGTACCGCGAGCGGGTGCTGGCGCTGCGACTCGGCGTGACCGACTTCTGCTCCTCGTACGGGCTGCGCCGAGCCCCTGACATGACCGCGTACGACGTCCAGATCGTCGCCTCCGTGATCGCCGACGTGGTGAACATGCTGGGCCGCGCCGACGGCACCGGGTTCACGGTGACCGGGCCGGTGTGGGAGTACTTCCGGGTCCAGGAGCGCATGTTCAAGCCGCAGCTGCGCCGCAGCCCCTTCCTGGAGGGGCAGGCCGAGGAACTGCGCGAGGCCCTCATCGAGCACGCCATGGACGGGCTGCTGCGCGAGATCGCCCTCGACCAGGCCAACGGGCTGCTGGGCAAGACCTGCATCCACCCCTCACACGTACTGCCCGTGCACGCTCTGTCAGTGGTCAGTCACGAAGAGTTCAGCGACGCCCAGGACATCCTGCGGCCGGAACGGTGCGGTGGGGGTGTACTCAGGTCGGCATATACGAACAAAATGAACGAAGTGAAGCCGCACCGTGCGTGGGCCGAGCGGACCATGCTGCGTGCCGAGGTCTTCGGCGT